The Elusimicrobiota bacterium region AGCGGCGACGGCCGGGGCGCAGAGCAGGGCGGCGGCTATGACGGCAATGAGGGTCTTCATGGAGCCGATTATAGCACAAAGGACCTGGATGGGTATAGGTCGAAAGGCCTAGACCAAAGAAAGCCGCGGGCCGCGGCGCCGCCAATCCGGAGAGCGGCCGTGCTGCCGGAGCAGGTGGTCGCTGTCGAGGTCCACGAAAGAGAAGAAGCCCGTGCCCAAGGCCAGGTGCACGCTGGGCATGAGGCCCCGGCTGGTCTCGGACATGCAGCCGATCATGAGCCGCAGCCCCGCGGCGCGCGCCACGGCCGCGATGTCCAGGGCGCGCAGCAGACCGCTCTTGGCCACCTTGATGTTGATGACCGAGGCCGCTCGCTCCAAGGCCACCCGCACGGCGTCTTGGGGGCTGTGCACCATCTCATCGGCCGCCACCGGCACCGCGGAGCGCTTGGTGAGCTCCGCCATGCCCCGGAAATCCGTCTTGGGCAGAGGCTGCTCCAGCAGGAGCACCTTCATCTTGGCCTTGCGGGCGCAGTCCAGCAGGCGCAGGGCCGAGGCGACGCCGAGGCCCTGGTTCCCGTCGAGGATGAAGGCGGGCTTGACGCGCCGGACCGTGCGCAAGATCAGGCGCAGGCGAGCCAGATCGTCCTCTCTCCTTCCCCCCACCTTGACTTTGAAGACTCGGAACCCCTCGTCGGCGGCCTCGGCCGCGGCGGCGCGGGTCAGGCCGCCGTCGGTCCAGGCCGAGAGCGTGATGTCGGAATCGATCTCGCGCCGCCAGCCGCCGAACCAGGCGGCCAGGCTCAGGCCCTGCGAACGGGTCCAGGCGTCGAGCAGGGCGCACTCGAAAGCCGCGACGGCCGGTCCTTCCCCGCCGTGCCGGCGCCAAGCCTCCTCCACGAGAGGCCGCGGGCAGGCCGCGTCCCGGCCGCGCGCGCCGCGGCCGAGTCCGTCGAGGACCCGCGCCAGGCGCCGCGGACTCAGGTGGGCCAGGGCCAAGGAAGCCGAGGCCTCGCCGTAGCCGCGCGTGCCGTCGCGCAGAGTCAAGGTGAAGCCCACGTTGCAGGTCGAGGTCTTGCGTCCCAGGGCCGTGACGAACGGACGCTTCAAGCGAGTCTCGAAGATCCGGACGGCGGCGGAGCGCACGCTGGTCGCGGGCATGCCCTGATTATACGAATAAGGGCGTGCGCGACGCCGGGATTTTCGTATAATCAGAGCATGGGTGCTCTGATCCGGCTGCTGGCCCTATGCGGGGTCCTGGCGGTCCCGGCCCGCGGCGCCATCCCCTCCACCGCCACCCTCCGGGGCATAGACGTCTATCGTTCCGAGACCGTGACCCCGGAGGCCGCCGCGCGCCTGCTGGGCCCGAAGGTCGCTCTGTACGTGACGCGCTTCAACGAGGGCGGCAGGGCGCTCGGATTCGCGGAGCACCTGAAGGCGGAGCTGGAGACCGAGATGGGCCGGCTCGGCGATTTCGCCTACGCGGGCATGAACGTGGGGCGCACCGTCAACGACTCCGCCTACGAGATCACGGTCACCTTCGACGTGGTCGACGCCAAGGCTGCGGCCGAGCGCATGCCTTTCTCGTCTCGCCCCAAAGGCCGTGTGCCGGACCCCGCGGGGCTGCTCGCCGAGTGGCGCCGCTACTGGGGCCTCTGCTCCGTGCTCGGCCAGCAGGGCGAGCCGGTCGTAGAACGGCCCGCCTGCCCCGCTCTCTATTGCCCATGGGTCCGGAACACCGACGAGGTCAAGGAGCTCCAGAGCCTGTTCCAGAGGGAGGTCCCGGCGCATGAAGCGGAGCTGTCCCGGGTGCTGACCGAGCAGGCCCAGCCTCAGGATCGCGCCGCCGCAGCCTACCTGCTGGCTTATTCGACCTCGGCTGCGGCCGTGGTCGAGCGCATGCTCGGTGCGGTCGCGGACCCTGACGCAGAGGTGCGCGCCGCGGCGCTGAGCGTCCTGGCCGACATCTCGGTCTACCGCAAGGATGTGCTCATCGACACGCACCGGCTCCTGCCGGCCTTGGATTTCCCGACCACCATGGACCGCTCCAAGGCTCTGGCGGTCTTCGCCGGCCTGGCCGGCAACCCGGAGTATAAGACCTATCTGGCCAGCCGGGTCTCCCTGCGGCTGGTGCGGCTCCTGCATGCCCTGGACCCGAGTGTGCGCGACTTGGCCTACACGGTGCTGGGCATGGTCTCCGACCGCAGCTACCCGAGCTCGGACTTCGACTCATGGGAGAAGTGGGCCCGGGAGCAGTCCGCCGGCGTTCCCGAGAAGACGGAGACTTCGAAAGGGACGAAACGGCGCTGACCTCTACGGCGTCCGTTTGAAGGCCGAGGCGACCAAGCGCGAGAACTCCCGGCTCCAGGCCCGGTCCGTCCCGGTCAGGCGGCGCCGGAACACGCTCTCCAGAGCGCGGTAGTAGCGGCGCTGCAGGGATCTGGGGCGGTGGAACCTCGGCCAGACCGCTTCACCCAGCCGCTCGTGGTCGCGCGCGATGGCGCGGATGTTGTCGAGCTTGTCGGCGAAGGAGACCGCCAGCAGCTCGCGCGGAGCCCGCCTCAGTTTGGCCACGGTGCGGCGCTTGCGCTCTTCCCAGGACAGCCGTGTATCGTCGGTCAAGGCCGCCACCAAGCGCACGACCGGGGCCGGGAAGACGCGCCGCAGCGCGGCTAGACTGGTGGCCGTGTCTTCAACAACGTCGTGGAGCAAGGCGGCTGCGGCCATCCGGCTGTCTCCCCGCAACTGCAGGACCGTGGCCGCCACTCCCAGGGGATGCAGGATGTAGGGCAGGTCCGTGCCTTTGCGTTTCTGCCCGGCGTGGGCGCGCAGGGCGAAGCGGAAGGCGCGGGTTAGGAGATCCTGATCCAGAACGGCAGGGCCCCCCAACGGAACCGCCGGCCCCCGCGGGGGGCCGGCGGTTGCGAGTCGCCTTCGGCGACTCGCCAGTCTTGAAGCAGGCATCTACTGCCCCATCATCCCCCTGTGCTTCTCGATCTCATCCTGCATCTCCTTGCCCATGTCCTCCATCTCGGAGATCTCCTTCTGGATCAGGTCCTCGGCCTTGAAGGGTTTGACGGGGGTGAGGATCTTGGCCTTTGACGGCTTGGCCGCGGGCGGCTCCGTCGCGGGCTTGGCCGCGGGCGGCTCGATGGACGGCTTGATCGCGGGAGGCTCGGGCGTGGGCTCCGGCGCGGGCTTGGCTTCAGCCGCCTTCTCCGCGACCGGAGGGACTACCGCCGGGGCGGGCTGGGTCTCGGTCTGCGGAGCGGGGACCGTGTAGCGCACGCCCGGGTCGTTCTTGGCGAGCCAATCCTTGACCACGTCGGCCTTGATGGAGAAGTTGACGCTGGTGATGGTCAGGCCGTCCTTGGCCTTGCGCGCCATGGAGGTGTTGACGCCGATCATGGCGCCCTGGTTGTTGAGCAGGGGTCCGCCGGAGTTCCCGCGGTTGATGCTGGCGTCGGTCTGGAACACGTCCTTGCCCTGGACGTCTCCCAGGTTCGCGATGACCGTGCTGACCACTCCCTGCGTCAGGGTCCAGAGCCCGCCCTGCTCCGGGTGGCCGATGGCGACCACCGGGTCGCCGGCTTCCACGGCCGAGGACTCGCCCAGAGGCACGGTCTTCAGCTCCCCGGGCTTGGCTTCGAGTTGGAGCAGCGCGAGGTCCAGAGCGCGGTCCCAGTTCACGACCTTGGCGGAGAGCGCGTTGCTGAGGTCCACCTTCGGGTCGCCCGTGATCTTGGCGGGCTTCAAGTAGACGTGGATGACTTCGTAGGGCTGCCGGGTGGAGGCCTGGAGGATCACGTGGGCGTTGGTGATGATGTGCCCCTGTTCGTCGATGATGCTGCCGGTCCCCATCTCGCCGGAGCCGGACTGGCTCACGGCCATGATGAGGACCACGGCCGGCCCCACGCGCTGGTAGATCTGGCGAGGGGAGATCTCCCCCCCGCCGGGAGCGGCGACCGCGGGAGAACCGGCCTGGACGGCGAGGCTAATGACCAGAATGGAAAGGAATTTCATGTCTGCACCTCCGCTGGATTCAGTCTAGCAAAACCCGGCCCGATCCGTACGCCGCAATCCGGTCACAGCCGGACGAGGCTGCGCCGCCTGGCCGCGTAGCGCGCGGTCTGCGTGTAGCCGGCCTCGCGGGCCAGGAGCAGGGCCGGGCCGAAGGAGCGCGCGACGTCCGCCGGGGCATG contains the following coding sequences:
- a CDS encoding serine protease gives rise to the protein MKFLSILVISLAVQAGSPAVAAPGGGEISPRQIYQRVGPAVVLIMAVSQSGSGEMGTGSIIDEQGHIITNAHVILQASTRQPYEVIHVYLKPAKITGDPKVDLSNALSAKVVNWDRALDLALLQLEAKPGELKTVPLGESSAVEAGDPVVAIGHPEQGGLWTLTQGVVSTVIANLGDVQGKDVFQTDASINRGNSGGPLLNNQGAMIGVNTSMARKAKDGLTITSVNFSIKADVVKDWLAKNDPGVRYTVPAPQTETQPAPAVVPPVAEKAAEAKPAPEPTPEPPAIKPSIEPPAAKPATEPPAAKPSKAKILTPVKPFKAEDLIQKEISEMEDMGKEMQDEIEKHRGMMGQ
- a CDS encoding dipeptide epimerase, which translates into the protein MPATSVRSAAVRIFETRLKRPFVTALGRKTSTCNVGFTLTLRDGTRGYGEASASLALAHLSPRRLARVLDGLGRGARGRDAACPRPLVEEAWRRHGGEGPAVAAFECALLDAWTRSQGLSLAAWFGGWRREIDSDITLSAWTDGGLTRAAAAEAADEGFRVFKVKVGGRREDDLARLRLILRTVRRVKPAFILDGNQGLGVASALRLLDCARKAKMKVLLLEQPLPKTDFRGMAELTKRSAVPVAADEMVHSPQDAVRVALERAASVINIKVAKSGLLRALDIAAVARAAGLRLMIGCMSETSRGLMPSVHLALGTGFFSFVDLDSDHLLRQHGRSPDWRRRGPRLSLV
- a CDS encoding HD domain-containing protein, translating into MGGPAVLDQDLLTRAFRFALRAHAGQKRKGTDLPYILHPLGVAATVLQLRGDSRMAAAALLHDVVEDTATSLAALRRVFPAPVVRLVAALTDDTRLSWEERKRRTVAKLRRAPRELLAVSFADKLDNIRAIARDHERLGEAVWPRFHRPRSLQRRYYRALESVFRRRLTGTDRAWSREFSRLVASAFKRTP